A window of the Brassica napus cultivar Da-Ae chromosome A2, Da-Ae, whole genome shotgun sequence genome harbors these coding sequences:
- the LOC106397196 gene encoding probable cysteine protease RDL4 has product MRMRSAKSAILILLVAMVIISCVTAMDMSVVSYDDNHHVTAGPGRRQSIFDGEAELIFDSWIVKHAKAYNSVAEKERRLTIFKDNLRFITNRNAENLSYRLGLTRFADLSLREYKEVCHGADPGPPKNHFIMTSSDRYKTSVGDVLPKSVDWRKKGAVTEIKYQGDCRSCWAFSTVGAVESLNKIVTGELVTLSEQDLINCNKENNGCGGGKVETAYEFIVENGGLRTNSDYPYKAVNGVCDASLKANNKNVMIDGYENLLANDEHALRKAVAHQPVTAVIDSSSREFQLYESGVFDGTCGTNLNHGVVVVGYGTEKGRDYWIVRNSWGNTWGEAGYMKMARNTADPRGFCGIAMRASYPLRNSFSTDIRSMA; this is encoded by the exons ATGAGAATGCGTAGTGCTAAATCAGCCATTCTGATCCTCTTAGTAGCAATGGTCATCATATCTTGTGTCACTGCCATGGACATGTCCGTCGTGTCCTACGACGATAATCACCACGTGACCGCGGGTCCTGGTCGTCGCCAGAGCATCTTCGACGGTGAGGCTGAGCTGATCTTCGATTCATGGATCGTCAAACATGCGAAAGCATACAATTCCGTTGCTGAGAAGGAACGGCGTTTAACGATTTTCAAGGACAACCTACGTTTCATTACTAACCGAAACGCTGAGAATCTTAGTTATCGGCTTGGTTTGACCCGGTTTGCTGATTTATCTCTACGTGAGTACAAAGAAGTTTGTCACGGAGCTGATCCAGGACCACCCAAGAACCACTTTATCATGACTAGCAGCGACCGATACAAGACTAGTGTTGGTGATGTTCTGCCCAAGTCCGTTGACTGGAGGAAAAAAGGCGCAGTGACTGAAATCAAATATCAAGGCGATTGCA gaAGTTGTTGGGCTTTCTCGACTGTGGGGGCAGTGGAAAGCTTGAACAAGATCGTTACAGGAGAGTTAGTTACTTTGTCCGAGCAGGATTTGATCAATTGCAACAAAGAAAATAATGGTTGCGGAGGAGGAAAAGTCGAAACTGCCTATGAGTTCATAGTTGAAAATGGGGGTCTTCGTACCAACAGCGATTATCCTTACAAGGCTGTTAATGGAGTCTGTGACGCCAGCCTTAAG gCAAACAACAAGAATGTTATGATTGATGGGTATGAGAATTTGCTTGCAAACGACGAACATGCTCTTAGGAAAGCGGTTGCTCACCAGCCTGTAACTGCAGTTATCGATTCCAGCAGCCGGGAGTTTCAGCTTTACGAGTCG GGAGTTTTTGATGGAACGTGCGGAACAAACCTAAACCATGGAGTTGTTGTAGTCGGGTATGGGACAGAGAAAGGACGTGACTATTGGATCGTGAGAAACTCGTGGGGCAACACTTGGGGAGAGGCTGGCTACATGAAGATGGCTCGCAACACTGCTGATCCTAGAGGCTTCTGTGGTATTGCGATGCGAGCTTCATACCCTCTAAGGAACTCGTTTTCTACCGATATAAGGTCTATGGCCTAA